In a genomic window of Nesterenkonia halotolerans:
- a CDS encoding superoxide dismutase family protein codes for MSIPRVSSSSRRAALPWTGIALVAALALSGCGDSAESEPAAQNEDDSAAVEEDADQAGDGAEEDEGESGDAEESFATAEMTDMAQNGIGTVSFTEVENGVLIEAEVHDLQSGFRGIALHENGVCEPQSTSEAGVVGDFESSGGHLVGNAEGDAGVVEGEEAPEESTEPDLDDLSEDDPLQEPAPVDHPDHAGDLPSLLVNEDGTGWLSVVTDRLVAEDLLAAEGASVIVHAAADNHANVPDRYNGYGPDQESLTSGDAGARVACGVVEEQ; via the coding sequence ATGAGCATTCCACGTGTCAGTTCCTCCTCGCGACGGGCCGCGCTGCCCTGGACCGGGATCGCCCTGGTCGCGGCTCTCGCGCTGAGCGGTTGCGGAGACTCCGCCGAGTCTGAGCCCGCCGCACAGAACGAGGACGACTCCGCTGCGGTGGAAGAGGACGCAGATCAGGCGGGCGATGGAGCCGAAGAGGACGAGGGTGAATCGGGTGACGCCGAGGAGTCCTTCGCCACCGCCGAGATGACCGATATGGCCCAGAATGGCATCGGCACCGTGAGCTTCACCGAAGTGGAGAACGGAGTGCTGATCGAGGCGGAGGTCCATGACCTCCAGTCCGGATTCCGTGGCATCGCGCTGCACGAGAACGGCGTCTGTGAGCCGCAGTCCACTTCCGAGGCCGGCGTGGTGGGAGACTTCGAGTCCTCTGGCGGACATCTGGTCGGGAACGCGGAGGGCGATGCCGGTGTGGTCGAGGGCGAGGAAGCCCCCGAGGAGTCCACCGAACCCGACCTCGATGACCTCTCCGAGGATGACCCGCTCCAGGAGCCGGCACCTGTCGATCACCCCGACCATGCCGGTGACCTGCCCAGTCTCCTGGTCAACGAAGACGGCACCGGGTGGCTGAGCGTGGTGACGGATCGACTGGTCGCCGAGGATCTGCTCGCCGCCGAGGGCGCCTCCGTGATCGTCCACGCGGCGGCAGACAACCACGCCAATGTGCCGGACCGGTACAACGGGTACGGCCCGGATCAGGAATCGCTGACCAGCGGCGATGCTGGCGCGCGAGTGGCCTGTGGGGTCGTGGAGGAGCAGTAG
- a CDS encoding cation diffusion facilitator family transporter has translation MHSHDHGGSSAARADGGGSHRRRLAIACAITVGIVLAQATGAWLTGSLALLTDAVHSLTDSIGLVVALIAASLMFRAATAQRTWGFRRMEILAGLIQAALLLSIGIYAAVEGIARLSSPPTVMHQELLLFGAVGLLGNIVSLLVLSGGRSANLNMRAAFLEVAADALGSLGVMVAAVVVWTTGWQQADAVAALAIAALIVPRAALLLRESARVLLEFTPRGLDLEKVRAHMLAQEHVHEVHDLHASMVATGLPVISAHVVVDDECFQEGCAPETLSRLKSCVAEHFDLSVEHSTFQLETRGIAASETHTHA, from the coding sequence ATGCATTCTCATGACCATGGCGGCTCATCCGCCGCGCGCGCAGACGGCGGAGGCTCCCACCGACGCCGGCTGGCCATCGCCTGCGCGATCACCGTAGGCATCGTGCTGGCGCAGGCCACCGGCGCCTGGCTGACCGGATCCCTCGCCCTGCTCACCGACGCCGTGCATTCGCTCACTGACAGCATCGGGCTGGTCGTCGCGCTCATCGCGGCGTCACTGATGTTCCGGGCCGCCACCGCACAGCGCACCTGGGGCTTCCGTCGCATGGAGATCCTCGCCGGTCTCATCCAGGCAGCTCTGCTGCTGAGCATCGGGATCTACGCGGCGGTGGAAGGCATCGCTCGGCTCAGCTCCCCGCCCACCGTCATGCACCAGGAGCTGCTGCTCTTCGGCGCGGTGGGACTGCTGGGCAACATCGTGTCGCTGCTCGTGCTCTCCGGCGGGCGGAGCGCGAACCTGAACATGCGCGCGGCGTTCCTGGAGGTCGCCGCCGACGCGCTCGGGTCGCTGGGAGTCATGGTCGCCGCCGTCGTCGTCTGGACCACTGGGTGGCAGCAGGCCGACGCTGTCGCAGCCCTCGCCATCGCCGCGCTCATAGTGCCGCGGGCGGCGCTGCTGCTGCGCGAGAGCGCCCGCGTGCTCCTGGAATTCACCCCGCGCGGACTCGACCTGGAGAAGGTGCGGGCGCACATGCTAGCCCAGGAGCACGTCCACGAGGTCCACGACCTGCATGCCTCGATGGTGGCCACCGGTCTGCCGGTGATCTCCGCCCATGTGGTGGTCGATGACGAATGCTTCCAGGAGGGCTGTGCGCCCGAGACGCTCAGCCGGCTCAAGTCCTGCGTGGCGGAGCATTTCGATCTGTCCGTGGAGCATTCGACGTTCCAGCTGGAGACCCGCGGCATCGCCGCCAGCGAGACCCACACCCACGCCTGA
- a CDS encoding amidohydrolase, producing the protein MVAQRNYVIVNAQIVPISAAPFTGSLVITEGRIAELGASVEQPSGHEVIDAGGGWVLPGLVDAHVHLGVHEEGEGWAGADVNETTDPVTAAARALDAINPADIGFADARAAGITAVNVNPGSANPIGGLAVAIKTQGRIVDEMILRSPSGLKAALGENPKRIYGERKQTPNTRLGVAMTIRKAFTEAWRWQTKDPAERPADLVSEALAMVLERKIPWRQHCHRADDIATALRIADEFGYDLVLDHGTEAYKIADLIAERDIPVLYGPMIVSRSKVEVRERSPKAPGILSRAGVRVSIITDHPVVPIEFLIHQAALAVREGMDPTEALKAVTLNPAEVLGVSDRIGSLEPGKDADLALWSGDPLDTRNRVLRTWIDGEQVYAHAED; encoded by the coding sequence ATGGTTGCTCAAAGAAACTATGTAATCGTCAACGCGCAGATCGTACCCATCAGCGCAGCACCCTTCACCGGCTCCCTGGTGATCACCGAGGGGCGCATCGCAGAGCTCGGAGCCTCCGTGGAACAGCCTTCCGGCCACGAGGTCATCGATGCAGGCGGCGGGTGGGTTCTGCCCGGCCTCGTGGACGCTCATGTGCATCTGGGCGTTCATGAGGAGGGTGAAGGCTGGGCCGGGGCCGACGTCAATGAGACCACCGATCCGGTGACGGCCGCCGCCCGCGCCCTTGATGCGATCAACCCGGCTGACATCGGTTTCGCCGACGCCCGCGCAGCAGGCATCACCGCGGTCAACGTCAATCCGGGGTCGGCCAACCCCATCGGGGGTCTGGCCGTGGCAATCAAGACACAGGGCCGAATCGTGGACGAGATGATCCTGCGCTCGCCCTCCGGCCTCAAGGCGGCCCTGGGAGAGAACCCCAAGCGGATCTACGGCGAGCGCAAACAGACGCCGAACACGCGCCTGGGCGTCGCGATGACCATTCGGAAGGCCTTCACCGAGGCTTGGAGATGGCAGACGAAGGATCCCGCCGAGAGGCCGGCCGATCTCGTCTCCGAGGCCCTCGCCATGGTGCTGGAGCGCAAGATCCCCTGGCGCCAGCACTGCCACCGCGCCGACGACATCGCCACCGCTCTGCGCATCGCCGACGAATTCGGCTACGACCTGGTCCTGGACCATGGGACGGAGGCATATAAGATCGCCGATCTGATCGCCGAGCGGGACATCCCGGTGCTCTACGGGCCCATGATCGTCTCGCGGTCCAAGGTCGAGGTGCGGGAGCGCAGCCCCAAGGCTCCAGGAATCCTCAGCCGCGCCGGTGTGCGCGTCTCGATCATCACCGATCACCCGGTGGTGCCCATCGAGTTCCTGATCCACCAGGCGGCGCTGGCCGTCCGGGAGGGCATGGACCCGACTGAGGCACTGAAGGCGGTGACCCTGAACCCGGCGGAGGTCCTCGGCGTCTCGGACCGCATCGGCTCGCTGGAACCGGGGAAGGATGCAGACCTCGCGCTCTGGTCCGGGGACCCGCTGGACACTCGCAACCGAGTGCTGCGCACCTGGATCGACGGGGAACAGGTCTACGCCCACGCGGAGGACTAG
- a CDS encoding acylphosphatase produces MTEPLSAPESEQPLSPSGCTVGTHASIAGQVQGVSFRAAAKTEADDLGLVGWVRNTESGNVELLVGGAGPAVDSLLRWAEDGPESAQVSEVTQREASSEELASLPRSGFEIRR; encoded by the coding sequence ATGACCGAACCTCTTTCTGCACCCGAGTCCGAACAGCCCCTCTCCCCTTCAGGCTGCACCGTCGGAACCCATGCGAGCATCGCCGGACAGGTCCAGGGGGTGTCCTTCCGCGCGGCGGCGAAGACCGAGGCGGATGACCTGGGCCTGGTCGGCTGGGTCCGCAACACTGAGTCCGGAAACGTCGAGCTCCTCGTCGGAGGCGCGGGTCCCGCGGTGGACTCGCTGCTGCGCTGGGCCGAGGATGGCCCCGAGTCCGCCCAGGTCAGCGAGGTGACTCAGCGCGAGGCCAGCTCAGAGGAGCTTGCCTCAC